The sequence cgataagtatatatagaaaagatCTCTACACCATCTTCATTATGTCTGTCACCAAACCAGACAGTATAAATTTTCCAGAGTACTAACTAATGACTGAACTgaaccttttctttttctttttttccttgtttggtATGCAAACCAAACCATATTGGAACAGtgaatttgaattttaacaGAGAAACATATATAGGAACTGTCAAAATGGAAAAGAGGAGCGGTGTTGGGACTAAAAACAAGTAGTCACTTTCCATTGGGTGAACTATGACCAGAAAGAAGATATTCTTCCCTCCCTGCAAATCCTTACCCATCTCTTCATATCTTCACTAACCTCTCAAATGTTCTCCTATGCTTCCAAACTCCATTAATTGCcttcatatatacattttttgcATTATTCATATATGTACAAATTACTCACCACTCTTTCATCATTCAAATAATGCATGCACTATCACATTTTATACAATATAATAGGATATTAATTATATGATCCACCATCAAGATCATAAATTTACTtcctataaatatatatatttatatgcagATGTAATTGATTGATTTACATTAAGGACAAATAGGGGCATGTGATATGTAGGGCACATTAACCTTAAATGCCAGAAATGGCTGCAATACCTGTATTTACATATATGCATAGGCAAAAAAAGATGCTCAAGTACTTTTTCATTCCAATTTTTTACTGGATTCAgctgtttttttttatacataaaaTCTTTCATCATTTTTGTTGGCATTATGCATtgctaattaaattttaattagttatttgtgaacctttaattcaattaaacTAGCGTTACTCATTTAGTCcgtatttaaaatatatatatatatatatatttttttttttttttgtgttttaaaaatGAGATTTTTCTTTAGTCACATCATAAACTAAATATAAACATAAACAAACCATGAATAACATTCTGTGCTAGTTTTTTATATTTAAGTCAAGAGCTTACGTAACTAAAACTAAAAGATAAAGAGATtagatcaatttttttttattattatttttggttaCAGATTAGATGAGATATTAAATCCAACAAAATGAGAATGATGATTAACAGTGTAAAAAGAGTAAATGTAAATATGGAGTTTTGTGAGAATGGTCCTTTAAATTTGTCTTGTTTCAAAATGTTTGTTTGAGGTCACGTGAATGGGTTTAGGTCCTCTTAAAATAGGCTTGTTTATTCATTGACCTATAGGCTTGTTTATACATCTCTTACACATATATTCTCTCTCTCTAGGTCGGTCCATGACTACAGTCTACCTGAACTCTTCTTTTCCAGACCTAAACGAAGACCTCTTTCTGTCCCCAAACCTTTCAGAATATTTACCCAAATTTAATGATCATCGGGATCAGGAGGCAtgtttatttattgttttattttctatATTGGATTATCACAACTTTGAAATTCCTAACTATGTTTTGATGGTATATATAGGTTGTTGATTACATATCAGCAAGCAGATTGAGTGATCCTAAacctccttcttcttcatcatcgtcATCAACAACATTTGAAGCATCCAAAAATGAAAGAAGCAGAGAAAAAGGTGGAGATGGAATTAATATTAGTACTAGTAGGGGAATGGAAGTGGAGGGATCATCAACCAAATGGAATATTCCTTCAACCGATAAACCATTAAAATACACACTGAGGTTTCATGCTACTCATAAGGATAGCAGCAGTATCAGAGTCTGCTCAGATTGTAACACAACCACAACCCCTCTTTGGAGGAGCGGCCCTAA comes from Euphorbia lathyris chromosome 8, ddEupLath1.1, whole genome shotgun sequence and encodes:
- the LOC136203408 gene encoding GATA transcription factor 21-like, whose amino-acid sequence is MTTVYLNSSFPDLNEDLFLSPNLSEYLPKFNDHRDQEVVDYISASRLSDPKPPSSSSSSSTTFEASKNERSREKGGDGINISTSRGMEVEGSSTKWNIPSTDKPLKYTLRFHATHKDSSSIRVCSDCNTTTTPLWRSGPKGPKSLCNACGIRQRKARRAMAAAAEAGMANGNCMGGGETYSSSKVVQNKEKKLRTGTPESEERSSLNNFTFTLSNNNNASSALHPVFPHDVEQAAILLMELSYGLVHAS